The following coding sequences are from one Salvia hispanica cultivar TCC Black 2014 chromosome 3, UniMelb_Shisp_WGS_1.0, whole genome shotgun sequence window:
- the LOC125215893 gene encoding uncharacterized protein LOC125215893: MVKLASAREARTYGSRVSRHRAEYMNAGLYIFATILLAGGFVAQFSGEPRSGLVLLLLGYFAVIIVNVHDLFAHLAAVDYRMSLIEYDLQLALVEFAVPLVFTIGTILLFVATLFLFIQAEKGYGLFKLEKHALRMFIAGPVLWLVGSIHNSCQIYERTDAHIQILQEAVLIPFLLASVLFIVSAVINCLEHDAAIHHGLDLLGETCIWLCIIASSTLFIGAMVNVVKVFKMQHNGMRLEKLRGGAQERLDELREGHVPLVSEDSRRRRKSDAQRSRNETAGDLEKGRGMQLPTPYKDVLLSQKCNGIMSMAFGRPCYAPSLGLSRQIFGSL, from the exons atggtgaAGCTGGCGTCGGCGCGAGAGGCCCGCACGTACGGGTCGAGAGTGTCGCGGCACCGGGCGGAGTACATGAACGCGGGGCTCTACATCTTCGCCACGATCCTCCTCGCCGGCGGCTTCGTCGCGCAGTTCTCCGGCGAGCCGAGATCCGGACTGGTGCTGCTCCTATTGGGATATTTCGCGGTCATAATCGTGAACGTGCACGATCTCTTCGCGCATCTCGCCGCCGTCGATTACCGGATGTCGCTGATAGAGTACGATCTGCAGCTCGCGCTCGTCGAATTCGCCGTCCCACTCGTTTTCACCATCGGCACTATTCTCCTCTTCGTCGCCacactttttctcttcataCAG GCAGAAAAAGGATATGGATTGTTCAAATTGGAGAagcatgctttaagaatgttcaTTGCTGGTCCGGTCCTGTGGCTGGTTGGGTCAATCCATAACTCATGCCAGATCTACGAGAGGacggatgctcatattcaaatCTTGCAAGAGGCTGTTCTTATTCCTTTCTTGTTGGCGAGCGTGTTATTTATAGTCAGTGCAGTTATCAATTGTCTAGAACACGATGCTGCCATTCACCACGGCTTGGATTTGCTC GGCGAGACGTGCATATGGTTATGCATAATTGCAAGTTCGACGCTCTTCATTGGGGCGATGGTGAACGTAGTAAAAGTGTTCAAGATGCAGCATAACGGGATGAGACTAGAGAAGCTTCGAGGCGGAGCACAAGAGAGGCTTGATGAGTTAAGAGAAGGGCACGTGCCACTTGTGTCAGAAGATTCTAGAAGGAGGAGGAAGTCAGATGCACAACGCTCCAGAAACGAAACGGCAGGGGACTTGGAGAAGGGTCGAGGGATGCAGCTACCCACGCCTTACAAAGATGTTCTTCTTTCTCAAAA ATGCAACGGGATTATGTCGATGGCCTTTGGAAGGCCTTGCTACGCTCCTTCCTTGGGATTAAGCCGCCAAATTTTTGGTTCACTCTAA
- the LOC125215894 gene encoding bidirectional sugar transporter SWEET3b-like yields MEEKFRLAVGISGNAASMLLYAAPIFTFSKVIRKKSIEEYSCVPYIMALLNCVLYTWYGLPVVSYKWENFPVVTINGIGILLELSFILIYFYYASTDGKKKVAMMTLPVLLLSSSVVLLSAFAFHDHQHRKAFVGSIGLVASVAMYGSPLVAMKKVIQTKSVEFMPFYLSLFSFLASSLWMAYGLLSHDLFLASPNLVGSPLGILQLILYCIYRKRGGVKQPQKWDLETHSEKFEQHLEVKEANTDDKPIQYLKVDEEKDDEKANQLHLQLVVADATKAN; encoded by the exons ATGGAAGAGAAATTTCGTTTAGCAGTAGGCATTTCAG GGAATGCAGCCTCTATGCTACTTTATGCCGCACCTAT aTTCACTTTCTCAAAGGTGATTAGGAAAAAGAGCATTGAAGAGTATTCATGTGTGCCATATATCATGGCTCTGTTGAACTGTGTTCTTTATACTTGGTATGGCTTGCCAGTTGTAAGTTACAAATGGGAAAACTTTCCTGTGGTTACAATCAATGGAATAGGCATTCTTCTGGAGCTATcattcatattaatatatttctaCTACGCTTCAACCGATGGAAAG AAAAAGGTGGCTATGATGACTCTACCTGTTCTCCTGCTGTCCAGTTCAGTTGTGCTACTATCAGCATTTGCATTCCACGATCACCAGCATCGAAAGGCGTTTGTTGGAAGCATAGGACTGGTAGCATCTGTAGCAATGTATGGCTCTCCACTGGTGGCTATG AAAAAAGTGATACAGACGAAGAGCGTGGAGTTTATGCCGTTCTACCTGTCACTCTTCTCGTTTCTAGCGAGCTCTCTTTGGATGGCGTATGGACTATTAAGCCATGATCTTTTTCTTGCG TCTCCGAATCTTGTTGGTAGCCCACTAGGCATCCTGCAGCTCATCCTGTACTGCATATACAGGAAAAGGGGAGGTGTGAAACAGCCTCAGAAATGGGATCTCGAAACTCATTCCGAGAAATTCGAGCAACATCTAGAGGTGAAAGAGGCAAACACAGATGATAAACCAATTCAATATCTAAAGGTGGATGAGGAAAAAGATGATGAGAAAGCAAATCAGCTGCATTTGCAGCTAGTGGTTGCTGATGCAACAAAA GCAAACTAG
- the LOC125210087 gene encoding rust resistance kinase Lr10-like, with the protein MTKGFRDKLGQGGYGSVYKGKFRSGHDVAVKLLGRSGGKGQDFMNEIATIGRIHHVNIVKLVGYCAHGSKLALVIDFMTNGSLEKYLFNRDNMKPLNWKTKFEIAVGVARGIEICKNIVSLTAARGTIGYVAPDLINRSNDIEIEEANEMEFADENESRKSIIKKMTIVALWCILMTPDDRPSMNKVQEMLEGDVEHLHIPSQSTQIGVSFDQIEIACSSYSVSLLHHADASIVTEV; encoded by the exons ATGACTAAAGGTTTTCGAGATAAACTAGGTCAAGGAGGCTATGGTTCTGTTTACAAAGGAAAGTTTCGAAGTGGCCATGATGTTGCAGTCAAACTCTTGGGGAGATCGGGTGGAAAAGGGCAGGACTTCATGAATGAAATCGCAACAATTGGAAGGATACACCATGTCAACATTGTCAAACTAGTCGGATACTGTGCACATGGATCCAAACTTGCCCTTGTCATTGATTTCATGACTAATGGTTCCCTTGAAAAGTACCTTTTCAATCGAGATAACATGAAACCCTTGAATTGGAAGACGAAGTTTGAGATTGCAGTTGGAGTTGCTCGAGGGATTGAGATTT GTAAAAATATAGTAAGCTTGACAGCAGCTAGAGGAACTATAGGATATGTTGCTCCAGATTTGATCAACAGAA GCAATgatattgaaattgaagaagcaaaTGAAATGGAGTTTGCTGATGAGAATGAGAGTAGAAAAAGTATTATTAAGAAGATGACGATAGTTGCATTGTGGTGTATACTGATGACACCAGACGATCGTCCATCAATGAATAAAGTTCAGGAGATGTTGGAAGGTGATGTTGAACATTTGCATATTCCTTCTCAATCAACTCAGATCGGAGTGAGTTTTGATCAAATCGAAATTGCATGTTCATCATATTCTGTTTCCTTGTTGCATCATGCCGATGCTTCGATCGTGACCGAAGTGTGA
- the LOC125214069 gene encoding LEAF RUST 10 DISEASE-RESISTANCE LOCUS RECEPTOR-LIKE PROTEIN KINASE-like 2.3: MIFENRLLAYWSFLIIMLCLLQTSHACTPSHCGIIPNISDPFRLKGDPMNCGDSKYELACENNVTVMYLSSHKYLVKSINYGNSTIRLVDASITDEACSFPKHSTYAYNFRDQYPFSTSSDWIFKDKNDPGVAWPINVVSCPYRLEDSSNFTDVTGCFSGENSVGVSNSSRARYTYVKVGGMRASDVGDKCSVDLIVMTSLKFKSFKNVTLSRIHDALLYGFELSWFQFRCIECKGGWECTTIDEKLDGCSDDTLQLKIDFNSSGTKFLLWAFFWYVMILLLVLACRLEVLIITGFTFVWGLLILSNSAWFFNSVNGVFMKLLVIVVISYAAKIIIAYPCVMGILVYKFRRRHLSSYDDIEGFLQSDNQLVPIRYSYSDLKRMTRGFREKLGEGGFGAVYKGKLRSGHDVAVKLLGKAGPNSKDFFNEISTVGRIHHVNIVKLVGYCAERSKHALIFDFMPNGSLEKYLFGREKMNSLNWNSKFEIAVGVARGIEYLHRGCDIQILHFDIKPHNILLDENFIPKISDFGLAKFYSTEKNTVTLTAARGTIGYVAPELISRSIGAVSYKADVYSFGMLLMEMVGLKRDLPGNANESSQCFPYWIYDCYNQGKDVEFGNVDEISNEDNERVRKTIRKMTIVALWCTQMSPDARPSMNKVIEMLEGDVERLQIPDRPSESIQVAVDDDQSYGTTTATTSSIDQVSLLHRTYPSSSLGTYALDSDPKL; the protein is encoded by the exons ATGATCTTCGAAAACCGCCTCCTCGCATATTGGTCTTTCTTGATTATCATGCTCTGTTTGCTTCAAACCTCTCATGCTTGTACCCCTTCTCATTGCGGCATTATTCCCAATATCAGCGATCCTTTCCGGCTGAAGGGTGATCCGATGAACTGTGGCGATTCCAAATACGAATTAGCCTGCGAAAACAATGTCACCGTCATGTATTTGAGTTCTCACAAGTATTTGGTCAAATCAATCAACTACGGGAACTCCACCATAAGGTTGGTTGATGCTTCCATCACTGATGAAGCCTGCTCCTTCCCTAAGCACTCTACTTATGCCTATAACTTCAGAGACCAATATCCGTTTAGCACAAGTTCTGATTGGATTTTCAAGGATAAAAACGATCCCGGTGTAGCTTGGCCTATTAATGTCGTGAGCTGCCCTTATCGGTTGGAGGATTCTTCAAACTTTACAGACGTCACTGGCTGTTTCAGTGGGGAAAATTCCGTTGGTGTTTCAAATTCGTCTCGTGCTAGATATACTTATGTGAAGGTTGGGGGCATGAGGGCCTCGGATGTAGGAGATAAATGTAGTGTAGACCTCATTGTGATGACATCTTTGAAATTTAAGAGTTTCAAGAATGTAACTCTCTCGAGAATACATGATGCTCTGCTGTACGGATTTGAACTGTCTTGGTTTCAGTTTCGCTGTATAGAATGCAAAGGAGGATGGGAGTGTACTACTATTGACGAAAAACTGGATGGCTGTTCGGACGACACCCTTCAGCTTAAGATTGATTTTAATTCGT CGGGAACCAAATTTCTCTTGTGGGCATTTTTTT GGTACGTTATGATTCTTCTGCTCGTCTTAG CGTGTAGGCTAGAGGTTTTGATCATCACCGGATTCACCTTTGTATGGGGACTTTTGATACTAAGTAACTCAGCTTGGTTCTTCAATTCAGTCAATG GGGTTTTCATGAAACTTCTGGTCATCGTTG TGATCAGCTATGCAGCAAAGATCATCATTGCATATCCTTGTGTGATGGGGATTCTAGTCTACAAGTTCCGAAGAAGGCATCTATCTTCGTATGATGACATAGAGGGCTTCCTGCAAAGCGACAATCAGCTCGTGCCAATTAGGTACTCCTATTCAGACTTGAAGAGGATGACAAGAGGCTTCCGAGAAAAACTAGGTGAAGGTGGTTTCGGTGCTGTTTACAAAGGGAAGCTTCGAAGTGGCCATGACGTGGCAGTGAAACTACTTGGGAAGGCAGGACCAAATAGCAAAGACTTCTTCAATGAAATTTCTACCGTCGGAAGGATCCATCATGTCAATATCGTCAAGCTAGTCGGGTATTGTGCAGAAAGATCGAAGCATGCCCTTATATTTGATTTCATGCCTAATGGTTCCCTTGAAAAGTACCTCTTTGGCCGCGAAAAGATGAATTCTTTGAACTGGAATAGTAAATTTGAGATTGCAGTCGGAGTGGCTCGAGGGATTGAGTATCTGCATCGAGGCTGTGATATCCAAATCTTGCATTTTGACATAAAGCCGCACAATATACTTCTCGATGAAAATTTCATTCCCAAAATCTCTGATTTCGGGCTAGCAAAATTTTACTCTACGGAAAAGAATACTGTGACTCTGACTGCTGCTAGAGGAACCATAGGCTATGTTGCTCCTGAATTGATCAGTAGAAGTATCGGTGCCGTTTCTTACAAAGCAGATGTATATAGTTTCGGAATGCTGCTAATGGAAATGGTAGGCTTAAAGAGAGACTTGCCAGGAAATGCTAATGAGTCTAGCCAGTGTTTCCCATATTGGATATACGACTGCTATAACCAAGGGAAGGATGTTGAATTCGGAAATGTTGACGAAATCAGCAACGAAGACAATGAGAGAGTCAGGAAAACTATTAGGAAGATGACGATAGTTGCATTGTGGTGCACACAAATGAGTCCAGACGCTCGGCCTTCAATGAATAAAGTGATAGAAATGTTGGAAGGAGACGTCGAACGCCTACAGATTCCTGATCGTCCCTCGGAATCAATCCAGGTCGCAGTAGATGATGATCAAAGCTATGGTACTACTACTGCTACTACTAGCTCGATTGATCAAGTGTCCTTGCTCCATCGTACTTATCCTTCGTCGAGCCTTGGCACTTATGCTCTAGATTCGGATCCGAAACTGTAA
- the LOC125214071 gene encoding uncharacterized protein LOC125214071 isoform X1, protein MLLLIVLPFPVPNYTYIKVGHLNAYEIPHLCTLDLIVMTSWQEFKDLNSSSYVSLSQIHQSLLYGFELEICLWCKTSLLWAVLSTLVVILGLLCAGICACLPFTLFVFVSLSIFLYSTSFGPAIEDIDRYAGFNIGLVLGFYSVTKFIISPLTLWFLIYKFRRRHFSVYEEIEDFLQSNNELTPIRYSYSEIKRMTRGF, encoded by the exons ATGTTACTACTCATTGTGCTTCCCTTCCCAGTTCCCAATTATACTTATATCAAGGTAGGACACTTGAATGCCTATGAGATACCACACTTGTGCACACTTGATCTTATAGTCATGACTTCATGGCAAGAATTTAAGGACTTGAACTCATCATCATATGTTTCACTTTCTCAAATCCACCAATCTCTCTTGTATGGATTTGAACTTGAAATCTGCCTCTGGTGCAAAACATCCTTGTTGTGGG CTGTGCTCTCAACTCTTGTGGTGATTTTAG GTCTGTTATGTGCAGGGATATGTGCATGTCTCCCTTTTACGTTGTTTGTGTTCGTTTCCCTGTCAATATTCTTATATAGTACTTCGTTTGGACCAGCAA TTGAAGATATAGACAGATATGCTGGATTTAACATTGGACTAGTCCTAG GCTTCTACTCTGTAACAAAATTCATCATTTCTCCTTTAACTTTATGGTTTTTGATCTACAAATTTCGGAGAAGGCATTTTTCTGTGTACGAGGAAATAGAAGACTTCTTGCAAAGCAATAACGAACTCACGCCAATTAGGTATTCCTATTCGGAGATTAAAAGGATGACCAGGGGTTTTTGA
- the LOC125214071 gene encoding uncharacterized protein LOC125214071 isoform X2 encodes MLLLIVLPFPVPNYTYIKVGHLNAYEIPHLCTLDLIVMTSWQEFKDLNSSSYVSLSQIHQSLLYGFELEICLWCKTSLLWGICACLPFTLFVFVSLSIFLYSTSFGPAIEDIDRYAGFNIGLVLGFYSVTKFIISPLTLWFLIYKFRRRHFSVYEEIEDFLQSNNELTPIRYSYSEIKRMTRGF; translated from the exons ATGTTACTACTCATTGTGCTTCCCTTCCCAGTTCCCAATTATACTTATATCAAGGTAGGACACTTGAATGCCTATGAGATACCACACTTGTGCACACTTGATCTTATAGTCATGACTTCATGGCAAGAATTTAAGGACTTGAACTCATCATCATATGTTTCACTTTCTCAAATCCACCAATCTCTCTTGTATGGATTTGAACTTGAAATCTGCCTCTGGTGCAAAACATCCTTGTTGTGGG GGATATGTGCATGTCTCCCTTTTACGTTGTTTGTGTTCGTTTCCCTGTCAATATTCTTATATAGTACTTCGTTTGGACCAGCAA TTGAAGATATAGACAGATATGCTGGATTTAACATTGGACTAGTCCTAG GCTTCTACTCTGTAACAAAATTCATCATTTCTCCTTTAACTTTATGGTTTTTGATCTACAAATTTCGGAGAAGGCATTTTTCTGTGTACGAGGAAATAGAAGACTTCTTGCAAAGCAATAACGAACTCACGCCAATTAGGTATTCCTATTCGGAGATTAAAAGGATGACCAGGGGTTTTTGA
- the LOC125216846 gene encoding uncharacterized protein LOC125216846, translating to MTTNPKAKEQLTGTENEQPVPVGWLQKIEERYRKTKEDVEAYPYVWGSYILVYGGFGLWLTYRWRALRKTEDRVRALQEKIRKQRDEASTSAEVAERSVKYGSSKPKPPSVDKATQ from the coding sequence ATGACAACCAACCCAAAAGCAAAAGAGCAGTTAACTGGAACGGAAAATGAGCAACCTGTGCCTGTTGGGTGGTTACAGAAAATTGAAGAGCGGTATAGGAAAACCAAAGAAGATGTCGAGGCTTACCCCTATGTATGGGGCTCTTATATTCTTGTATACGGAGGTTTTGGTTTATGGCTGACCTACAGGTGGAGAGCTCTGCGCAAAACTGAAGACAGAGTTCGAGCTCTTCAAGAGAAGATCCGCAAACAGCGTGACGAGGCGTCTACTTCTGCTGAAGTTGCAGAGAGATCAGTAAAATATGGTTCATCGAAACCCAAGCCGCCATCTGTTGATAAAGCTACCCAATAG